Proteins found in one Papio anubis isolate 15944 chromosome 13, Panubis1.0, whole genome shotgun sequence genomic segment:
- the IZUMO3 gene encoding izumo sperm-egg fusion protein 3 isoform X2, producing the protein MRLPDSGMEMGVGVKWSQTIQDKALIPGFLKEKELSELVARTTCCWGAGLKKEMGDLWLFLLLPLSAFHGVKGCLECDPKFIEDVGSLLANLIPSEVPGQTQLLEWQIKEMISLSFKVSHSDKRLRVLAVQQVVKLRTWLKNEFYKLGNETWKGVFIFQGKLLEVRQNLESKLKELLKNFSEVACSEDCIVVEGPILDCWMCLRMTNRCFKGEYCGDEDPRKAENREIALFLILLATVVILGSAVLLFHFCIFHRRKMKAIRRSLKEYLEKKLEELMGNIDEEEEKDFRLRK; encoded by the exons ATGAGATTGCCTGATAGTGGGatggagatgggggtgggggttaaGTGGAGTCAGACTATCCAGGACAAGGCTCTCATTCCTGGATTTTTGAAGGAAAAGGAACTAAGTGAACTAGTTGCCAGGACAACCTGCTGTTGGGGAGCGGGGTTGAAGAAAGAAATGGGTGACCTGTGGTTATTCCTGCTCCTGCCCCTGTCAGCCTTCCATGGAGTCAAAGGCTGTTTAGAGTGTGACCCCAAATTTATAGAGGATGTTGGCTCCTTGCTGGCAAATCTGATACCCTCAGAAGTCCCTGGCCAAACTCAGCTGCTTGAATGGCAGATTAAGGAGATGATTAGTTTAAGCTTCAAGGTCTCCCACAGTGACAAGAGGCTTCGGGTGTTGG CTGTTCAACAGGTTGTTAAGTTGAGAACATGGCTGAAGAATGAATTTTATAAACTGGGCAATGAAACATGGAAAG GTGTCTTTATCTTTCAAGGCAAGCTTCTGGAGGTCCGCCAAAACCTGGAATCCAAACTGAAAGAATTACTAAAGAACTTCTCTGAAGTTG CGTGTTCTGAAGATTGCA TTGTGGTTGAAGGTCCCATACTTGATTGTTGGATGTGTCTTCGCATGACCAACAGGTGCTTCAAAGGAGAATATTGTGGAG ATGAGGATCCAAGGAAGGCTGAGAATCGAGAGATTGCTCTATTTCTCATATTGCTGGCAACAGTTGTAATACTGGGAAGTGCTGTGTTACT ATTCCATTTTTGCATCTTTCATCGgaggaaaatgaaagcaatacGAAGGTCACTAAAGGAATATTTGGAGAAGAAACTTGAAGAATTAATGGGGAATatagatgaggaggaggagaaagacttTAGACtcagaaaataa
- the IZUMO3 gene encoding izumo sperm-egg fusion protein 3 isoform X1, with amino-acid sequence MRLPDSGMEMGVGVKWSQTIQDKALIPGFLKEKELSELVARTTCCWGAGLKKEMGDLWLFLLLPLSAFHGVKGCLECDPKFIEDVGSLLANLIPSEVPGQTQLLEWQIKEMISLSFKVSHSDKRLRVLAVQQVVKLRTWLKNEFYKLGNETWKGVFIFQGKLLEVRQNLESKLKELLKNFSEVVVVEGPILDCWMCLRMTNRCFKGEYCGDEDPRKAENREIALFLILLATVVILGSAVLLFHFCIFHRRKMKAIRRSLKEYLEKKLEELMGNIDEEEEKDFRLRK; translated from the exons ATGAGATTGCCTGATAGTGGGatggagatgggggtgggggttaaGTGGAGTCAGACTATCCAGGACAAGGCTCTCATTCCTGGATTTTTGAAGGAAAAGGAACTAAGTGAACTAGTTGCCAGGACAACCTGCTGTTGGGGAGCGGGGTTGAAGAAAGAAATGGGTGACCTGTGGTTATTCCTGCTCCTGCCCCTGTCAGCCTTCCATGGAGTCAAAGGCTGTTTAGAGTGTGACCCCAAATTTATAGAGGATGTTGGCTCCTTGCTGGCAAATCTGATACCCTCAGAAGTCCCTGGCCAAACTCAGCTGCTTGAATGGCAGATTAAGGAGATGATTAGTTTAAGCTTCAAGGTCTCCCACAGTGACAAGAGGCTTCGGGTGTTGG CTGTTCAACAGGTTGTTAAGTTGAGAACATGGCTGAAGAATGAATTTTATAAACTGGGCAATGAAACATGGAAAG GTGTCTTTATCTTTCAAGGCAAGCTTCTGGAGGTCCGCCAAAACCTGGAATCCAAACTGAAAGAATTACTAAAGAACTTCTCTGAAGTTG TTGTGGTTGAAGGTCCCATACTTGATTGTTGGATGTGTCTTCGCATGACCAACAGGTGCTTCAAAGGAGAATATTGTGGAG ATGAGGATCCAAGGAAGGCTGAGAATCGAGAGATTGCTCTATTTCTCATATTGCTGGCAACAGTTGTAATACTGGGAAGTGCTGTGTTACT ATTCCATTTTTGCATCTTTCATCGgaggaaaatgaaagcaatacGAAGGTCACTAAAGGAATATTTGGAGAAGAAACTTGAAGAATTAATGGGGAATatagatgaggaggaggagaaagacttTAGACtcagaaaataa